The Montipora capricornis isolate CH-2021 chromosome 1, ASM3666992v2, whole genome shotgun sequence genome contains a region encoding:
- the LOC138046162 gene encoding uncharacterized protein encodes MPGKCTFKEAWLSNPQFSIWIERGKSSGQARCKVCSKDFDIQNMGEAAVKSHMKSKKHIDAVEDAKGNVSLKNLLPTVVQEPHVPEGASRAPEQLPKNMMSYVSSKETVTAEVLWALKVVLSHYSYKSSEDIAQLFQRMFADSTIAKQFTCGEKKCAYLACFGVAPFFQQQLLDKIKKLESFVLLFDESLNKVTQSKQLDLHIRFWDTKCSSVQTRYVTSLFMGHATANDLLVKMTECLKSNKIDSSKILQISMDGPNVNWKFHDLLQEQICEAGEDASTLINVGSCGLHVVHNAFKTGAQASEWNVEEVLSSLHWLFVDSPARKEDFTEITGSVVFPLKFCKHRWLENVPVVVRAQEIWDKVILYVQKVQTGKKYSKPTSKSFKIIQDAVQDPLMPAKMAAFESVAKQLQPFLAIFQSDNPLLPFMASTLQKMIAGLMKRYIKADVLQKAISAVKLLKLDLSEKKTFLEINKVDIGFVAVDKLKKLQGEKKVSDRQIYQFKSEFQSFLSKIVSKVFEKTPIAYSLARNLACLDPNLIVADKEGCSAKFKVVLKKMVECQRLNIRDCDALVLQYSEFLELAIKVETSAFEEFNFKVDRLDVFLQKHIGSVISLSKLWDLLRELLILSHGQATVERGFSVNRQVMIENMKEKTFIAQRTIHDHIQSIGGLGQLVVSRELLAAASAGRQRYSAYLEEQKKEQQQASQNRKRKIVLEEKAELEKKKKRLASDISALQLDADSLAKEAEEKAKLVLLSKSNALRKAAKEKESALEKVEDELRELVKKSSNL; translated from the exons ATGCCGGGGAAATGTACATTTAAAGAGGCCTGGTTAAGCAACCCTCAGTTTTCGATTTGGATTGAGCGTGGAAAGTCGAGTGGTCAAGCAAGATGTAAAGTTTGTTCAAAAGATTTTGACATCCAGAACATGGGAGAAGCGGCCGTGAAAAGCCACATGAAATCGAAGAAGCATATTGATGCTGTTGAAG ATGCCAAGGGTAACGTCAGCTTGAAGAACCTTTTGCCAACTGTTGTACAGGAACCACATGTACCAGAAGGTGCTTCTAGGGCACCTGAGCAGCTACCTAAAAACATGATGTCATACGTTTCatcaaaggaaactgtgactgCAGAAGTTTTATGGGCCTTAAAGGTTGTATTATCTCACTACAGTTATAAAAGTAGTGAGGACATTGCTCAACTCTTTCAGCGAATGTTTGCAGATAGCACCATCGCCAAACAGTTTACCTGTGGGGAGAAAAAATGTGCTTATTTAGCATGTTTTGGAGTTGCACCATTCTTTCAGCAACAGCTTCTTGATAAGATTAAAAAGTTagagtcttttgttttgttatttgatGAGTCCCTCAACAAAGTTACACAAAGTAAACAACTGGATCTTCACATCAGATTCTGGGACACAAAATGTTCAAGTGTGCAAACAAGATATGTGACCTCCCTGTTCATGGGGCATGCAACTGCGAATGACTTACTAGTAAAGATGACTGAATGTCTGAAAAGTAACAAAATTGACAGTTCCAAGATATTGCAGATATCTATGGATGGGCCCAATGTTAACTGGAAATTTCATGATTTATTACAAGAACAGATTTGTGAGGCTGGTGAGGATGCATCAACTTTAATCAATGTTGGTTCTTGTGGGCTACATGTTGTTCATAACGCATTCAAGACTGGTGCTCAGGCATCTGAATGGAATGTAGAAGAGGTCCTCTCATCTTTGCACTGGCTATTTGTAGACTCACCAgcaaggaaagaagattttacTGAAATAACAGGAAGTGTGGTGTTTCCTCTGAAGTTTTGTAAGCACAGATGGCTAGAGAACGTACCCGTTGTAGTGCGAGCTCAAGAAATTTGGGACAAAGTCATACTGTATGTTCAAAAAGTGCAAACTGGCAAGAAATACAGTAAACCAACATCAAAGTCATTCAAGATCATACAAGATGCTGTCCAGGATCCACTCATGCCAGCAAAGATGGCAGCTTTTGAGTCAGTGGCAAAGCAGCTTCAACCCTTCTTGGCAATTTTCCAAAGTGACAACCCACTTTTACCTTTCATGGCTAGCACTCTACAAAAGATGATTGCAGGACTGATGAAGAGATATATCAAGGCTGATGTACTCCAGAAGGCTATCTCAGCAGTGAAGCTTTTAAAGTTAGACCTCTCAGAGAAGAAAACTTTCCTTGAGATTAACAAGGTGGATATTGGATTTGTTGCTGTGGACAAGCTCAAGAAATTGCAGGGTGAAAAAAAAGTCAGTGATCGCCAG ATATACCAGTTCAAGAGTGAGTTTCAGTCCTTCTTAAGTAAAATTGTCAGCAAGGTGTTTGAGAAGACCCCGATAGCCTACTCTTTGGCAAGGAATCTGGCATGTCTAGACCCCAACTTGATTGTAGCTGACAAGGAGGGTTGCTCTGCAAAGTTCAAAGTAGTGCTGAAGAAGATGGTGGAATGCCAAAGATTAAACATACGTGATTGTGATGCCTTAGTTTTGCAGTACTCTGAGTTTCTTGAGCTGGCAATTAAGGTTGAGACATCAGCCTTCGAAGAATTCAACTTCAAGGTAGACAGGCTGGACGTATTTTTGCAGAAACACATTGGTTCTGTTATTTCACTGTCCAAATTATGGGATCTGCTGAGAGAACTCTTGATTCTTTCCCATGGTCAAGCAACTGTTGAGAGGGGATTTTCAGTAAACCGGCAAGTCATGATCgagaacatgaaagaaaaaacttttattGCACAGCGTACAATTCATGACCACATTCAGAGCATTGGAGGGCTAGGTCAGTTGGTAGTTAGCAGGGAACTTCTTGCAGCAGCTAGTGCAGGGAGACAACGTTACTCTGCCTATCTTGAAGAGCAGAAGAAAGAGCAACAGCAAGCTTCTCAAAACAGGAAGCGAAAAATAGTTCTTGAGGAAAAAGCTGagttagagaaaaagaaaaagcgcCTTGCCAGTGATATTAGTGCCTTACAACTTGATGCAGACTCTCTAGCAAAAGAAGCTGAGGAAAAAGCCAAGCTTGTTCTACTCTCCAAGTCTAATGCACTTAGAAAagcagcaaaagaaaaggagaGCGCCCTAGAGAAAGTTGAAGATGAGCTGAGAGAGCTGGTTAAGAAGAGTTCTAACTTGTGA
- the LOC138046305 gene encoding deleted in lung and esophageal cancer protein 1-like, with the protein MLVLIEQPLPVFKDGAVVVPAVKEQDAPFIQIKLREHDGTCAKRPFDVTPSQQIILARGHSCAKVSFHPYTEKPSGEQCAGYVVAYMSLDDQGLKIPGRVHRLHGVEIRPFRVDMTAKIDPPLHNSEYECVVIVSGQLQEEEQRLVMRGRGSYDQTHERLVNVTTDT; encoded by the exons ATGTTGGTCTTGATCGAGCAACCTCTTCCGGTGTTCAAGGATGGCGCGGTGGTTGTCCCAGCTGTTAAAGAACAGGATGcaccatttatacaaataaagcTCCGGGAACACGATGGAACATGCGCAAAAAGACCTTTTGATGTAACGCCAAGTCAACAA ataattcTTGCAAGAGGCCACTCCTGTGCCAAAGTGTCGTTTCATCCTTACACAGAAAAGCCCTCTGGGGAACAGTGTGCCGGATACGTTGTCGCTTACATGAGCTTAGATGATCAG GGACTGAAGATTCCTGGACGTGTACATCGACTGCATGGTGTGGAGATAAGACCCTTCCGTGTTGATATGACCGCCAAAATCGATCCACCATT GCACAATAGTGAATACGAGTGCGTCGTCatagtcagcggtcaacttcaagaaGAGGAGCAGAGACTGGTGATGAGAGGGCGGGGTTCGTACGATCAAACGCACGAACGACTGGTGAATGTCACTACGGACACGTAA